The following proteins are co-located in the Fluviicola sp. genome:
- a CDS encoding MBL fold metallo-hydrolase has translation MKFTATILGSGTSQGVPVIACECHVCTSQKPEDNRLRCSVLLEIAGRNYVIDAGPDFRQQMLKFKVKSLEAVLFTHEHKDHMAGLDDVRAFNFIESRDMDIYCSKAVEIALRREYHYAFQEDKYPGIPQLNIINIENKPFKLSGSIPVIPVEVMHYFMPVLGFRIADFAYITDAKTVEPEEIEKLKGVKTLVVNALRKEPHISHFNLEEALRFIDQVKPERAYLTHISHLFGTHEEIERELPPNVFAAFDGLKLEFD, from the coding sequence ATGAAATTTACTGCAACGATATTGGGTTCGGGAACATCGCAGGGAGTTCCGGTAATAGCTTGTGAGTGTCACGTATGCACTTCGCAGAAACCGGAGGATAATCGTTTGCGCTGTTCGGTTCTGCTGGAAATTGCAGGAAGGAATTATGTGATTGATGCAGGCCCGGATTTCAGGCAGCAAATGCTGAAATTCAAGGTGAAAAGCCTGGAAGCAGTTCTGTTTACACATGAACACAAAGATCACATGGCTGGGCTGGATGATGTGAGAGCCTTCAATTTTATTGAAAGCAGGGATATGGACATCTATTGCTCAAAAGCTGTTGAAATTGCATTGAGACGTGAATACCATTACGCCTTCCAGGAAGATAAATACCCGGGAATTCCCCAGTTGAATATCATCAACATTGAGAATAAACCATTTAAGCTTTCGGGAAGTATCCCGGTTATTCCGGTGGAAGTGATGCACTATTTCATGCCTGTTTTGGGGTTCCGGATAGCTGATTTCGCTTATATAACGGATGCTAAAACAGTGGAACCGGAAGAAATTGAAAAGCTGAAAGGAGTAAAAACATTGGTAGTGAATGCTTTGCGGAAAGAGCCGCATATTTCACATTTCAACCTGGAAGAAGCTTTGCGCTTTATAGACCAGGTGAAGCCGGAACGTGCTTATTTGACACATATTTCGCATCTTTTCGGAACACATGAAGAGATCGAAAGAGAATTGCCTCCAAATGTATTTGCAGCTTTTGACGGTTTGAAACTCGAATTCGATTAA
- a CDS encoding DUF4377 domain-containing protein codes for MFKVLFITLSLAATAFHSEAKNSDGTVYSDAGEISKMRIQAHRVACQPGGAANCFSVQKGATIGMDSWEVLQQPIEGFDYEEGYTYDVIVKVDAQPGKTGAERFKYTLVEIISKVKEA; via the coding sequence ATGTTCAAGGTTCTTTTCATAACACTTTCGCTTGCTGCAACTGCTTTTCATTCTGAGGCAAAGAATTCCGATGGAACTGTTTATTCAGACGCCGGAGAAATCAGTAAAATGCGCATACAGGCTCATCGTGTAGCTTGCCAGCCGGGTGGTGCGGCCAATTGTTTTTCGGTTCAGAAAGGAGCAACCATCGGGATGGATTCCTGGGAAGTGCTTCAGCAGCCGATTGAAGGATTTGATTATGAAGAAGGATACACCTACGATGTGATCGTGAAAGTAGATGCTCAACCGGGAAAAACAGGTGCTGAAAGATTCAAATACACGCTGGTTGAAATAATTTCGAAGGTCAAAGAGGCCTGA
- a CDS encoding YdcF family protein translates to MFFILSKILLFTISPFTWLLIALYFAFFSKKSIRAKRGKYAAIFIALFFSNTFVFKEFCRQWEVFGTPPSEIKHYDVAVVLTGMAEYNNDLKVLSARRGIDRIWQTISLYKSGKIDRILITGDHGYIIDKGLHEASQLKETLVKWGIPEHVIITETKSKNTYENAVESKKILDRLFPNSTSVLLVTSGKHMRRARACFVKAGVKCDTYSTDLYTGPKRSYTFDELIIPDVSTMNDWHGLLKEMFGYVAYDLTGKI, encoded by the coding sequence ATGTTTTTTATTCTCTCGAAAATATTGCTTTTTACCATCAGCCCTTTTACCTGGTTGCTGATCGCCCTTTATTTTGCATTCTTCTCCAAAAAGAGCATCCGGGCTAAAAGAGGAAAATATGCAGCAATCTTTATTGCCCTGTTTTTCAGCAACACCTTTGTTTTTAAGGAATTCTGCCGGCAATGGGAAGTTTTCGGTACGCCACCTTCCGAAATCAAACATTACGACGTTGCAGTTGTATTGACCGGGATGGCTGAATACAACAACGATCTGAAGGTGTTGAGCGCAAGAAGGGGAATCGACCGGATCTGGCAAACCATTTCATTGTACAAGTCCGGAAAAATTGATCGCATCCTGATTACCGGCGATCACGGTTACATCATCGATAAGGGGCTTCATGAAGCCTCACAATTGAAAGAAACTCTTGTTAAATGGGGAATTCCGGAACATGTAATTATTACGGAAACCAAATCCAAAAACACGTATGAAAATGCTGTTGAATCGAAGAAAATACTTGACCGTTTGTTCCCGAATTCAACATCCGTGCTATTGGTAACTTCCGGGAAGCACATGCGCCGTGCAAGAGCTTGTTTCGTGAAAGCCGGAGTGAAATGTGACACCTATTCAACGGATTTGTACACCGGTCCGAAGCGTTCCTATACCTTTGACGAGCTGATAATACCGGATGTAAGCACCATGAATGACTGGCACGGATTATTGAAGGAAATGTTCGGCTACGTGGCTTACGACCTCACCGGAAAGATCTGA
- the recN gene encoding DNA repair protein RecN produces the protein MLKSLSVQNFALIEHVSLHFHDGLHVITGETGSGKSILLGALNLILGERSDFSVIRDPEKKTIVEAVFQLNESFKDWFIREDIDWEPETLIRREITSQGKSRSFINDTPVQLNQLKELTEQLVYIHSQHETLEIKKTKFQFDLLDSYADSLDLAQQVGATYNQIHRLKTTRERLESSRSSQLQELDYIRFQLNEIQQLNLDQVDYAALENDFNKLSQLDDLKEAYSSVIQAMEQENGATDQLRRLKVHIDKWKNADVDLNSISVRLQEVIAELQEISRDSDRQLNQLEGDPETLFRLTESLDEYNKILKKHHFSTQEELIAYFNSLESKLEESDSSDERIAELTAEIDKKEQELQQLSEKLFGKRSAVVSKLEGYLLELLTEMKMEHSRFQILLERSEKMDANGGMSIQILFSANKGLELKPIEKAASGGELSRVMLAIQLIMSEKKSLPTLILDEIDTGVSGEVALRMGKLLKQMGKHLQVFAITHLPQVAAKGDYHFEVSKSHANSQTISEIHELNKDQRIEALAKLISGEQVTDLARSSAIELMN, from the coding sequence ATGTTGAAATCCCTTTCCGTTCAAAATTTTGCTTTGATTGAACATGTTTCCCTTCATTTTCACGATGGACTGCATGTGATTACCGGAGAAACAGGTTCGGGAAAATCCATATTGCTTGGTGCATTGAACCTCATATTGGGAGAACGTTCCGATTTTTCTGTCATCCGCGACCCGGAAAAGAAAACCATCGTTGAAGCCGTCTTTCAGTTAAATGAAAGCTTTAAGGATTGGTTTATCCGTGAGGATATCGATTGGGAGCCGGAAACACTGATTCGCAGAGAAATTACCAGCCAGGGAAAATCACGTTCTTTCATTAACGATACACCGGTTCAATTGAACCAGTTGAAAGAATTGACCGAGCAATTGGTCTATATTCACTCGCAGCACGAAACACTGGAAATTAAAAAAACGAAGTTTCAGTTTGATTTACTGGATTCATATGCCGATAGCCTGGATCTTGCCCAGCAGGTAGGAGCAACTTACAACCAGATCCATCGGTTGAAGACAACCCGTGAACGTTTGGAATCGTCCCGATCGAGCCAGTTGCAGGAATTGGATTATATCCGCTTCCAGTTGAATGAAATTCAGCAGTTAAACCTGGACCAGGTAGATTATGCTGCTTTGGAAAACGATTTTAATAAGTTGTCGCAACTGGATGATCTGAAAGAAGCATATTCCTCGGTTATCCAGGCAATGGAACAGGAAAACGGCGCAACAGACCAGCTTAGAAGATTGAAAGTTCATATCGACAAGTGGAAAAATGCAGATGTTGATCTGAACAGTATTTCTGTCAGGCTGCAGGAAGTCATTGCGGAATTGCAGGAAATTTCCAGAGATTCGGACAGGCAGCTGAACCAGTTGGAAGGCGATCCGGAAACGTTGTTTCGCTTAACCGAATCACTGGACGAATACAACAAGATCTTAAAAAAGCATCATTTCTCGACCCAGGAAGAATTGATCGCTTATTTCAATAGCCTGGAAAGCAAACTGGAAGAATCCGATTCTTCGGATGAGCGCATTGCTGAATTAACGGCAGAAATTGATAAGAAAGAGCAGGAATTACAGCAATTGTCGGAGAAATTGTTCGGGAAACGATCCGCGGTTGTTTCAAAACTGGAAGGGTATTTACTGGAATTGCTGACGGAAATGAAAATGGAACATTCCCGCTTCCAAATCCTGCTTGAAAGATCTGAAAAGATGGACGCAAACGGCGGAATGAGTATTCAGATCCTTTTCTCGGCGAATAAAGGCCTGGAATTAAAGCCCATCGAAAAAGCTGCAAGCGGCGGGGAATTGTCCCGGGTGATGCTGGCTATCCAATTGATCATGAGTGAGAAGAAATCCCTTCCTACTTTGATTTTGGATGAGATCGATACCGGAGTTTCCGGCGAAGTTGCTTTGAGAATGGGGAAATTGCTGAAGCAGATGGGAAAACATTTGCAGGTTTTTGCCATTACACACCTTCCACAGGTCGCTGCAAAAGGAGATTACCATTTCGAAGTATCCAAGTCACACGCAAACAGTCAAACGATTTCTGAAATTCACGAGTTGAACAAAGATCAGCGTATTGAAGCGCTTGCGAAACTGATTTCCGGTGAACAGGTCACAGACCTAGCGCGTTCTTCTGCCATCGAATTGATGAACTGA
- a CDS encoding DUF4835 family protein has product MNKILTLVFLTLIARGYSQELNCQVSLITNIKTEVTSAEKELFEQLKQVVTELMNNTKWTDEKFKVEERINCQLQLQINTINNGEFTGSIQVQSSRPVYNGSYNTTLFNFQDDNLDFTYTRSSQVIYAKNQFRDNLSSVLAFYAYYIIALDFDSFSKQGGTKYFQEAQQIVTNAQTSSAKGWKSNEQGKKNRYWLVENALQQLFEPLRECYYEYHRLGMDHLYDKPDDAKKAIYNALDKLSKVASARPNTINIINFAYCKLNELKNLYSVAKPEEKTQIVAVLKKIDPANSTKYEEILN; this is encoded by the coding sequence ATGAATAAAATTCTAACCCTTGTCTTTTTGACGCTTATCGCAAGAGGCTATTCCCAGGAATTGAACTGTCAGGTTTCACTGATTACCAATATCAAAACCGAGGTAACTTCTGCTGAAAAAGAATTGTTTGAGCAATTGAAACAGGTTGTTACCGAATTGATGAACAATACCAAGTGGACCGATGAAAAGTTCAAAGTGGAAGAACGCATCAATTGTCAGCTGCAATTACAGATCAATACCATTAATAACGGGGAATTTACCGGGTCTATCCAGGTTCAGTCCAGCAGACCGGTTTACAACGGATCTTACAATACGACTTTATTTAATTTCCAGGACGACAACCTGGATTTTACCTATACGAGAAGCAGCCAGGTGATTTATGCCAAGAACCAGTTCAGGGATAATTTGTCTTCCGTTCTGGCATTCTATGCGTATTATATTATTGCACTGGATTTTGATTCTTTTTCCAAACAGGGCGGAACCAAGTATTTCCAGGAAGCACAGCAAATTGTGACGAATGCACAGACTTCTTCCGCAAAGGGATGGAAATCCAACGAACAGGGAAAAAAGAACCGCTATTGGCTGGTGGAAAATGCTTTGCAGCAGTTGTTCGAGCCTTTGAGAGAATGCTACTACGAATACCACCGTTTGGGAATGGATCATTTATACGACAAACCGGACGATGCGAAAAAAGCGATCTACAATGCATTGGATAAATTATCCAAAGTAGCTTCAGCACGGCCAAATACGATCAATATCATCAACTTCGCGTATTGCAAATTGAATGAGTTGAAGAATCTCTATTCTGTTGCAAAGCCGGAAGAGAAAACACAGATCGTAGCGGTATTAAAGAAAATTGACCCTGCGAATTCAACCAAATACGAAGAAATTCTGAATTAA
- the bamD gene encoding outer membrane protein assembly factor BamD has product MKWIFLLLTIITLGSCNSYNRILKSDDYEAKFTEANRLYDSEKYERCVALYEQVYQRSPRSPQGEVAFYRLGKACFAVEDWYLASYYLAAFPSKFPYSPKVEETTFLAAVCAVQNSPEVSLDQHETEVALNELQNFVTRFPNSELLDTCNAIMDKLRYKLETKDIMTVRLYSKTENYRAAVVSGEQFLDNYPRSVYREEAWAILIRNSYHLASNSVDTKIAERIEKTKERFNVFLVEFPNSNYLREFEGYIEKLKKIDVPESNK; this is encoded by the coding sequence ATGAAATGGATTTTCTTACTTCTTACCATAATAACACTTGGCAGCTGCAACTCGTATAACCGCATCTTAAAATCAGACGATTACGAAGCGAAATTCACGGAAGCGAACCGCTTGTATGATTCTGAAAAATACGAGAGATGTGTGGCTTTGTATGAGCAGGTTTACCAAAGAAGCCCGCGTTCTCCGCAGGGAGAAGTGGCTTTTTACCGTTTAGGGAAAGCATGTTTTGCCGTGGAAGACTGGTATTTGGCAAGTTATTACCTGGCTGCATTTCCATCCAAGTTCCCATATTCCCCGAAAGTGGAAGAAACAACGTTCCTGGCTGCGGTATGTGCGGTTCAGAACAGTCCGGAAGTGTCGTTGGACCAGCATGAAACGGAAGTTGCATTGAATGAGCTTCAGAACTTTGTAACGCGTTTCCCGAATTCGGAATTGCTGGATACGTGCAATGCGATCATGGACAAGTTGCGTTACAAGCTGGAAACAAAAGATATAATGACGGTGAGGTTGTATTCCAAAACGGAAAATTACCGTGCAGCAGTAGTGAGCGGAGAGCAATTCCTGGATAATTATCCGCGATCTGTTTACCGGGAAGAAGCCTGGGCAATTTTAATTCGCAATTCCTACCATTTGGCAAGTAATAGTGTGGATACAAAGATTGCGGAACGAATTGAAAAAACAAAAGAACGATTCAACGTTTTTCTTGTAGAATTCCCAAATTCAAACTATCTTCGCGAATTCGAAGGGTATATTGAGAAATTGAAAAAGATCGATGTTCCCGAATCTAACAAGTAA
- the coaBC gene encoding bifunctional phosphopantothenoylcysteine decarboxylase/phosphopantothenate--cysteine ligase CoaBC, whose protein sequence is MSLEGKKILVGITGGIAAYKIASFVRLLKKQGAEVRCMMTPASSDFITPLTLSTLSGSPVGIEFYDSKTGEWTNHVEWALWADVMIFAPVTANSLAKMAHGFSDNFLLATYLSAKCPIYIAPAMDLDMYQHQTTKDNLARLESFGYTIIPAESGFLASGLEGQGRMAEPEVLLQYMLDHFHADKRFSGKKFLVTAGPTYEAIDPVRFIGNHSSGKMGFALAEAIASKGGEVVLISGPSSLSTKHKNIELIRVTSARDMLQAVQDNWKQTDMGIFASAVADYRPAVAESQKIKKTADQLEILLEKNPDILSWAASNRSGENQKVIGFALETQNGLDYAKGKLEKKNLDAIVLNEMGEPGVGFGTDTNSVKLLFKNNKMCSFELQSKQELAFLLLNELMNNIYE, encoded by the coding sequence ATGTCTTTAGAAGGAAAAAAGATTCTGGTTGGTATTACTGGCGGAATCGCAGCGTACAAAATAGCATCCTTCGTAAGATTATTAAAGAAACAAGGGGCAGAGGTCAGATGTATGATGACTCCTGCCTCTTCTGATTTTATAACACCGCTTACGCTTTCCACCTTATCCGGATCCCCGGTAGGAATTGAATTCTACGATTCCAAAACCGGTGAATGGACCAACCACGTCGAATGGGCTTTGTGGGCAGATGTGATGATCTTCGCCCCGGTGACAGCCAATTCACTGGCAAAAATGGCTCACGGCTTTTCAGATAATTTCCTGCTGGCAACCTATTTGAGTGCCAAGTGCCCGATTTATATTGCTCCGGCAATGGACCTGGATATGTATCAGCATCAGACAACCAAAGACAACCTGGCCCGCCTGGAATCATTCGGTTATACGATCATTCCGGCTGAAAGCGGCTTTTTGGCAAGCGGACTGGAAGGGCAGGGAAGAATGGCTGAGCCGGAAGTGCTGCTTCAGTACATGCTGGATCATTTTCATGCTGACAAACGTTTTTCGGGAAAGAAATTCCTGGTTACTGCCGGGCCGACTTACGAGGCGATAGATCCTGTACGTTTTATCGGGAACCATTCTTCGGGAAAAATGGGCTTTGCCCTGGCAGAAGCAATTGCATCGAAAGGGGGAGAAGTTGTTTTAATCAGCGGCCCAAGCAGCCTGAGCACAAAACACAAAAACATCGAATTGATCCGTGTAACTTCTGCGCGCGATATGCTGCAGGCAGTACAGGATAACTGGAAACAAACCGACATGGGGATATTCGCTTCCGCGGTTGCAGATTATCGTCCGGCGGTTGCCGAAAGCCAGAAGATCAAGAAAACAGCCGATCAACTGGAAATTCTTTTGGAAAAGAACCCCGATATTTTGTCCTGGGCAGCTTCCAATAGATCAGGAGAAAACCAAAAAGTGATCGGCTTTGCCTTGGAAACCCAAAACGGCCTGGATTATGCTAAAGGAAAGCTTGAAAAAAAGAATCTGGATGCCATTGTGCTGAATGAAATGGGGGAACCGGGAGTTGGTTTCGGAACGGATACGAATTCCGTTAAATTACTCTTTAAAAACAATAAAATGTGTAGCTTTGAGTTACAATCAAAGCAAGAATTGGCTTTCTTGCTGTTGAATGAACTGATGAATAATATCTATGAATAA
- a CDS encoding SDR family oxidoreductase — MSKLLEGKRGIITGALDQNSIAWKVAEKAHEHGATFVLTNAPIAMRMGEINELAAKTNSQIIPADATNTEDLKKLFTEAQEILGGKIDFVLHSIGMSVNIRKNIPYQDLNYDFFQKGIDVSALSLHKMLSVAKNMDAINEWGSVVALTYMAAQRTYPFYTDMADIKAMLESIARSFGYHYGLEKKVRINTVSQSPTKTTAGTGIKGFGDFYDYADAIAPLGNASAEDCANYCITLFSDLTRMVTMQNLFHDGGYSTTGVSDAVLGKLGI; from the coding sequence ATGTCAAAATTATTGGAAGGAAAACGTGGAATCATTACCGGAGCATTGGACCAAAATTCAATTGCCTGGAAAGTTGCTGAAAAAGCACATGAACACGGCGCGACGTTTGTTTTAACAAATGCTCCAATTGCAATGCGAATGGGGGAGATTAATGAATTGGCTGCAAAGACGAATTCACAGATTATTCCTGCCGACGCAACAAATACAGAAGATTTGAAGAAGCTTTTCACAGAAGCTCAGGAAATTTTAGGTGGTAAGATTGATTTCGTACTTCACTCGATCGGTATGAGTGTGAATATTCGCAAGAACATTCCTTACCAGGACCTGAACTACGACTTTTTCCAAAAAGGAATTGATGTTTCTGCTTTGTCACTGCACAAAATGCTTTCCGTAGCGAAAAACATGGATGCAATCAATGAGTGGGGAAGTGTAGTAGCTCTAACATACATGGCTGCTCAGAGAACTTATCCTTTCTACACGGATATGGCTGATATCAAGGCAATGCTTGAATCAATCGCAAGAAGTTTCGGTTACCACTACGGTTTGGAGAAAAAAGTACGTATCAATACGGTTTCCCAGTCTCCGACTAAAACAACTGCCGGAACAGGTATTAAAGGATTCGGTGATTTCTACGACTATGCAGATGCGATTGCTCCGCTTGGAAATGCAAGCGCGGAAGACTGTGCAAATTACTGTATCACGTTATTCTCTGACTTAACGAGAATGGTTACGATGCAGAACTTATTCCACGACGGTGGTTATTCCACAACAGGAGTCAGTGACGCTGTTCTGGGGAAATTGGGAATCTAA
- a CDS encoding DNA-directed RNA polymerase subunit omega encodes MSFKNNNAERSTVTRDTIDLEQTTGNIYESIVVLSKRANQISSSMKEELTAKLQEFASSTDNLEEIFENREQIEISRFYEKLPKPVAVAIEELKDGQIYTRKNQE; translated from the coding sequence ATGAGCTTCAAAAACAACAATGCTGAGCGTTCAACTGTAACGCGTGATACAATTGATTTAGAGCAGACAACAGGTAATATCTATGAATCGATTGTAGTATTGTCCAAAAGAGCGAATCAAATCAGCTCTTCAATGAAAGAAGAATTGACTGCTAAATTGCAGGAGTTCGCTTCATCCACAGATAATTTGGAAGAGATTTTCGAAAACCGCGAGCAAATTGAAATTTCCCGCTTTTATGAAAAACTTCCGAAGCCGGTTGCTGTTGCAATTGAAGAGTTGAAGGACGGACAAATTTATACCAGAAAAAATCAAGAGTAA
- a CDS encoding DUF423 domain-containing protein, which translates to MEKKWVITGLILVIIAIILGAFGAHGLKDLTSDNDILAAFDTATKYQFFQGLGFLIIPFITTRFAISGKAVFYLLLLGTIFFSGSIYGLTYSKVHAGGSLSKVFGPVTPIGGLLMIVGWTVLLIQVIRSRNS; encoded by the coding sequence ATGGAGAAGAAATGGGTAATAACCGGTCTGATACTGGTCATCATTGCAATCATTTTAGGAGCATTCGGTGCTCATGGATTAAAGGATTTAACTTCCGACAACGATATTCTGGCAGCTTTTGATACTGCTACGAAATACCAGTTTTTCCAGGGGCTGGGCTTTTTAATCATTCCGTTTATCACAACACGTTTTGCAATTTCTGGCAAAGCAGTTTTCTATTTGTTACTTCTGGGAACTATTTTCTTTTCAGGAAGTATTTACGGATTGACTTACTCCAAAGTGCATGCAGGCGGTTCCTTGTCCAAAGTTTTTGGCCCGGTTACACCTATTGGCGGATTGCTGATGATCGTCGGATGGACCGTATTATTAATCCAGGTAATCCGGTCGCGTAATTCATGA